The Polyangium mundeleinium genome contains the following window.
CGTTGCCCGGCCACGCCTGGCGGCAGAAGGATTCGAGCAGATCGGCCGGCATGGTCCGCTGCGGCGCGAGCTCGGCATAAAAATGGCGCGCGAGCCGCTCGACGTCGCCGGTGCGCTCGCGCAGCGGCGGGATGTGAATGCGCACGACGTTGAGGCGGTAATACAGGTCCGCGCGGAACGTGCCCCGGTTGACCTCGGTGCGGAGATCGCGATTCGTCGCGGCGATGACGCGCGCGTCGAGCCGGATGCGCTGGTTGCCGCCGACGCGCTTGACGGTCTTCTCCTCGAGGGCGCGCAGGAGCTTTGGCTGCATGTCGAGAGGCAACTCGCCGATCTCGTCGATGAAGATGGTGCCGCCGGCGGCCTGCTCGAAGGCGCCGGGGCGATCGGCGCTCGCGCCGGTGAAGGAGCCTTTCACGTGGCCGAAGAGCTCGCTCTCGATGAGCGTGGGCGCGATGGCTGTGCAGTCGAGCACCACGAACGGGGAGCGGGCGCGCGCGCTCGCCTCGTGGATCGCCGCGGCGAGGACGCCTTTTCCGGTGCCGGTCTCGCCTTCGAGCAGCACGGTGGTCTCGGACGGGGCGATGCGGGGCAGGGCGGCGAAGATGCGGCGCATGGCGTCGCTCGCGCCGAGGACGGAGCCGAATCGATCTTCGGGGCTCAAGGCCTCGCAAATGTCCTCGTCGAGCAGGTCGACGCGCAGGGTCGTGCGCCCGACCCGGACGCGCGCGCCGTCGTCGATATACCCCGTGAGGATCCGGGTGCTGCCGATCCAGGTGCCGTTCGAGGAATCGAAATCCCGCAGGAAAAAGCCCTCGGGCGTGGCGGTGATGCTGATATGGTGGCGGGAGACCGTCGGGTCGGAGAGCACGAGGTCGTTGCCCTGGGCGGTGCCCACGGAGACCTCGCTCTTCTGAGCGCGCAGTGACACCCCCGTGTCCGGGCCCTCGATCACGGTGAGCGAAAAACCTTCGAGCCGCAGCTCCTTCGCGCTGGGGCGGAGGAGCAGGGTGCCATCCGTCGACATGATCGCACGTTACCACGCGGCGCTCGCGGCGGGGTGGCGGGTCGAGGCGGTCGTCCTGGAGGGACGAGCCTCCAGGGGATGGAGGGGCGGGCCTCCAGGCATGGAGGCTGGGGCCTCCAGACAGCGCGCCGCGCGGGGGGAATCGTTGCGTGAACGGCCTTTTTCGCAGTGTTCCCGGCACTGGCACGGAACGTGGATAGTCCAGATGCCAAGGACTTAGAGGAGGACAATCATTATGACGACGCAGCTCACGCATCTGGTTTCGCGGTTCGGGTTCGCCGGCGCGCTCCTCGTGTCGGCTGCGGCGCTTCCGGCCTGCGGGGGTGAGCCCGTCGACGTCGAGGATTTCGAGGGGGAGGTGGACGAGGCCGTGCAGGCGACCGGCCCGACGGGCACCAACAACCTCCCGCCCTTCGCCATCGACAGTGATCCCCTCATGCGCAGCGTGACGAACAGCTTTGGCATCACCTCGTCCGCGAACCCGGATCCGCTGCCGCTTTGCAAGAACGGCACGGTGACCGCGACGGGCTGCACGCTGAAGCCGGAATGGGAGTCGTGGATGGCCGCGGACGCGACGAACCGCGGCCCGATGATGAAGGGAATCGCGAAGTGCTCGGTGTCGTCGAGCTTCACGATTTCGACGAACGACGGCACGCTGACGTTCCCGGGGCAATGGGAGCTCTATCCGGGCTGGAAAACCAATCGGCTCACCGGCGAGGACAAACGCGAGCGCGTCAGCTCTTGCCTCCTCTCGCTGCTCAACGGGAACAACCTGGATCTCGCGATTTGTATTGTCGGCCCGGGCGGTGCGCCCTTCAGTGAACTCTGCAGCGATCCGAGCCTCAACATCCGCGAGGGCGGGTTCTTCGGGAACCTGTTCGCCACGAATCCCACCGCATACGTGGCGGGACCCGACACGGCGGACCCGGTGGACAGCGGGCGTGCCTGCTTCGGATCGCAGGGCAACTACTGCTGCGCCGAGGGCGACACGAACTGCACGCACCGCATCGTGCTGACCGGGGCGATTCTGGGGTCGCCCGGTCAGAACTTTGCGAACAAGCGCTGCAATGCGCCGCTCGTCGACGCCGGCGGCGGGCTCTGGTATTGCCCCTCGTTCTTTTCGACCCGCGAGCCGAATCGCAGCTACACGAACGTGTTCACGACCTTCGTCCCGCCGGCCGAGTGAACCGTCGTCCTGCCGCATTTTCTTTCGACGTCCCCGCCCTCTCCTCCTCGCCTACCGCCCCTGAACCCTTCGATTCACGTCGGCGGCCACCTTCCCATAACGACCCTCGAGGAGCGGGTTTCCTGCGAATGCACGCGCGAAGCTCGCCTGGGCGCGTTCGAGCGAGGTTTTCTCCTGCGCCGGCGCGATCCGCGCCTTGGCGAGGTAGAGCGCCCCCTCGATCGCGAGCGCCCGCGGCAGGCCAGGAGCGAGCTTCAGCGCTTGCTCGATGCCGCGGAGACCCTCGTCCACGACGGGGCCTGGCGGGACCTTCGGGCGCTCGCTGGCGAGCAGAGCTTCGGCCCGGTCGAGGCAAACTTCCCCCAGCAAGAGCCACAACTCCCCGCGCTCGGGGACCTTCTGCGTTGCCTCTCGCGCGCGGAGCTGGGCTTGCTCGAAGGACGCAAGGGAAGAAGCGTCTTGCTTCGAAGCCCATGTACCCTGCGCGGCTTGGAGCAATGCTTCCACGGCTTTACAATCGGGGTTTTCTGGCTCGATGCGATAACACGGCTCCAGCGCGCGTAGCCCCGCGTCGAGGCTCGGCCGGGGATCTTCGCCCTGGGCCTGCTGGTGGCTGGCGAGCAGGTGATACGCGCGGGCCAGCGCGTGCTGGACGTACACGAAATTGGGGTCGATGGTGAGGGCGGCCTTGAAGCGATCGATGGCCTCCTGGCCGAGCTGCCGCCCATCCTTCCCCGCATCGAGCCTGTACGAGGCGAGATTCATGGTGGCCAGACCCGCATTCACGTGCGCCAACGGGTTCTGCTGGTTGATCTGGATTGCACGCTCCGCCGCCTGTACGGCCTCCTGGACGGGCTGTTCCGGGTTCTTTCCGTGGTCGGATTGCCACTGCGCCAGATCCGTCAGCCAGACGGCCGTATTGTTGTATCCAATGACGTATCCTTCATCGAGCTGGGTCGACTTCTTGGTCGTCTCGATGGCACGCTCCAGCAAATCCTGGCACTCCTCGTTGTGCCTTTTCTTGTTTGCCGCAGAATAGCCGAGGGCGAGCCCGTAGTCATTGTACGCCCACGGGAACTCGGGGTTCAGGCGGATCGCCTCCTCCAGGTACGCATGCGCTTTGTCCAGCAAGGGCTGCACTGGCTGCCCCCGGTCGAGCAAGTGCTCGGCGAGCTTCGTGTAGGCCGCTCCCGTGATCTCCTGGGCGTAGGCATCTCTCGGGTGAAGGGCGATCGCTCGCTGCCCCACGTCGATCTGCGTTCGAAACAGCCGCTCGACCTCGCTCGGAAGCGCTCCGTGGCCTTGCGCATACCGCGCCTGGAAGTGGTACGCGAACGCCTTTTTCGTGTGCCCGTCCGACTCCGCGGGGGCCGCCAGGAGCGCCTTGTCCGCGACGGCGAGGGCCTTGTCGAGCTTCGGCCTGGGATCACGGCCGCTGTAGAGGTCCATCTCCTCCTGCCGGATCCACGCCTCCGCGAGCGCCTCGTAGATCTGGTGGTCGCTCCGCCCGATGTCCGCGGCTTGCTCGTAATGCGCCACCGCCTGCGCGAAATCCTGCTCGGCCAGGTCGTTGTCCCCGCGGTCTTTCGCGCCCTGGGCGCGGGCCATGAACACGTCGCCTTCGAGCTTCTCGGCCTCGTAGAGCCACGACAGACCGCCGCGGGCACTGCGTGCGCTCGCGAGGGCCTCGTCGTAGCGCCGGTTGTAGAAGTGAATCAGGCCTTCGAGGTAGCTCGCCGGCACCGTCGGCAGGCCCCGGCAGCGCGTGAGGTGGGCGAGCGCCGGTTCGAGGTACTCCTTGTCGAGCTCCTGCTTGCGTTTCTCGAAGTAACTCTTGTCGCCGCTCTTGCGCGCGTCCTCGATCGCCCGGCTGTAGAGCTCGCCGAGCACACGCCCGAGCGCATAATCGAGCTCGGGCTCGCGCACCCCGAGCGTCGCGGCCTGCGCGAGCTCCGCGTGCGCCTGGTCCCACTCCTTCAGCGCGAGGTAGCCGCGGCCGAGGGCATAATGATCGAGCCCCGCCGCGAGGTCGCCGAAGCTCTGCATCTCGGCCTCGATCTCGGCCATGCGCGCGCGGACGACCGCCTTCTCGGGGCCCGTGTCGTGCAGCGGCACGAGGTACGCGCTGCGCACGAGCCATTCGAGATCCTTCACCGCCTGGCCGAGCTTCTGCCCGAGCTCGGCGCGCTTCTGCGCGATCGCCTCGTTCCGGGCATTGACGATCACCGTGCGGACACCGTAGCCGGCGAACGCCACGAGGCTCGACACCAGCGCGATCACCGCGAAGGCCATCGGCTTGTTGCGCTTGGCTCGCCAGTAGAGGCGCGTCGGCAGCCCGAGGCGGCGCGCGAGCACACGCTCGCGGTTGAGGAAGCGATCGAGATCGTCGGCGAGCTCGGCCGCGGTCGTATACCGCTGGTGGGGCTCCTTGTTCAGGCACTTGCCGACGATGATGTCGAGGGCGAGCGGGATCGACGAATCCTTCTCCCGCAGCGGCACCGGGTCCTGAATGAGCACCTTGAGCAGGACGTTGACGGCGCTCTCGTCCTCGAACGGCGGCGCGCCCGCGAGGATGTCGTAGAGCGTCGCGCCGAGGCTGTAGACGTCGCTGCGCGGATCGATGCTGCGGACGCTGCCGCGCGCTTGCTCGGGCGGCATGTACCCCGGCGTCCCCATGACCGTGCCCGATTCGGTCAGGCCCTTCGTCTCGCTGGCCTCGCGCGCGAGGCCGAAGTCCATGAGCACGGGTCGATACGAGGGAGGCGTGTCCGCGCCCGCGCTCTTTTCCACCATGATGTTCGCGGGCTTGATGTCGCGGTGAATGATGCCGATGCGGTGCGCGGCGTGGACGGCCTCGGTGACCGTCTTCATCACGCGGACCTTGTCGTCGATCGTCATCGCCTGCGCCGCGTCATGCAGCGAGAGGCCCTGGACGAGCTGCATGGCGATGTACGCCTTGTCCTCGACCTCGCCCACCTCCAGCACCTTGCAGACGTTTGGATGATCGATGCGCGCCTGCGCCCGCGCCTCCTGGAGGAAGCGCTTCGTCGTGATGGGATCGGCCCCGTGGATGAACTTGATCGCCACGTGACGGGCGAGCCGCCGGTCGCGGGCCTCGTAGACGGAGCCCATGCCGCCCCGGCCGAGGAATCGTACGATCTCGTAACGATCCCAGCGCTTGGGATCCGCGAGCGGGGAGCGTTCGGAGACGGCGGGCAGATCGGCGGGAATCTCGGCAGGTACGTCGGCGGAGACCTCGGGGGGCGGCTCGGTGGGCGCCTCCGCGGGGGATGCGCTCGCCGCTGGCGGCGTTTCGTCTGCGCGGTTTGCGCCGCGTCGACGGCGCTTCTCGCGGGCCAGCTTCACCGTGATCGGGGCTGCTTTTTCTGGGGGAGACGGGGCGACCGTATCGGCGATCGCAAGCGCCTCGTCCGACGCTTGGGGGCTACGCTCGGACGAGCCGAGCTGCGCCCCCAAACCCCCCGGACCCGAGAGGGCCTCTTGCTTCTGGCCGTTTTTGGGTGGCTGGCCCATCACGTCACCTTGGTCTCGGAATGCCGTCGCTCGTCAAGCGCTACATGCGCAAGGCGGCGCCGGTCGCGTGACGAACTCCCTTGCAACCGGGAGACCAAGGAACACGTGGAGCGGAGATGCGGGAGGCGAGCTTTCTGTCAGGACGAACCCGGGGAGGGCGGGCTCACTTGCAGGTCGGCGCGACCTGACCGTCCGAGCCGGTCGAAACATAGGCGTCCGACACGTAGCCGTTCCCAATGAAGTCCCAGAGGGTCGACGTGCCGTAGGTGCCCGTCACCGAGGTCCCGTTCTTCTGGCAGGTGATGGTGACCTTGGCGCCGTCCGCGACCGAGCCCACCGCGGCGCTGCTCGTGCTCGCGTCCGCGCGTACCGTGAGATTGATGCCACTCGTGTTCACGGTGCCGGTGACGGACGTCCCGCCGCCGCCGCCGCTGCCGCTGCAGCTATTCTTGCTCGTGTAGTTCTTGGTGCCGTAGAAGAACGCCGTGGCGCCGTTGAAGACGGGCCGGATGGCGATGCCATTGCGGCGCACTTCGTAATGGAGGTGCGCGCCGGTGGAGCCGCCGGTGTTGCCCACGGTGCCGATTTTCTGGCCCTTGCTCACGCTCTGCCCGACCGAGACGAGCTGCGAGTTCAAGTGCGCATACCGGCTGCGGTAGCCATTGCCGTGGTCGATCTCGATCCAGCGGCCGTAGCTCGTGTTGCCCTCGTTTCCGACGCGGGTGATCTTGCCGGCGGCCGATGCCACGACGGCGTCGCCAATGTCATCGTTGCGGTTGAAATCGACCGAGTTCTGGGGGCTATGGTTCGTCCGGGTTTGTCCGGCCCACACCTGCCCGCAGGGGAACGGGAGCTGGAAGGCGGGCATGTCGCTCACGCCCTCGCTCGTGCTGCCGAGCTCCTCGTCCACGGCTTCCTCTCCCGGCGGAGGGCCGTCGTCCAGCCACTCGTCGCCGCCGAGCGCCGAGGCCGGATCGAGCTCGTCCGGCGGCTCGCCGCCGCAGCCGCTCAGCGCGAGGCCACAGGCAAGGACGAGCACGTTGGAGACAAGGGCCCACTTCGACGTCGTTCGCATGGCCGACCATTCAGCAATGCGCGTACCGACCCATCATCCTGGAGGGTGGATCACGAAATCGGGCCGCCGCTCCACATCCGCAGAACTTTTGCGGAAAACGGCGGCGTGCCGCATTACGAAACCGAGGCTCAGGGTGGGGTCCTCGTTCCCCACCCTTGGGGCAACCGTTCCCCACCCTGGGCCGTTCATTCATCGCAGACGGCTTCGAGCTCGATCGGCAAGGTGATTCCGTTGTCGTCGTTCACGACTTCTCCGATCGGGAGCTTCGACTTGTTCACGGAGATGGTGGCGCTGGGGTCGATGACCACGCGGCGCATGGTCCCTGGGAGCTTCACCTCGATCTTGCCCTGGGCGGGGAGGGGCACCGGCTCCGCGTCGGCAGGCGCGTCCATCCGCTCCGTCACCGCGGTCATCGGGTCGATGCCGTACGAGCGAATCTGTTTGCCTGGGGTCATGGCACAAGGCGACCACATCATCTCGCCGTGCACGAAGACGAACCCGTCGGCCAGCGAGACCTTGTCCGGTACGAACGTGATCCCGCCTTCCCATGTGCAGACCTCATCGCTCCAGTTGTCCACCGGGCACGCCCCATACCCGTCGCTCCCGCTGCACCCCATCGCCAAGACCACCACGCCGAGCGTCGCCACGATGCCATACATCCACTTCGTCGCCCTGCCTTGCATGTCATACCTCGCGATCTCGAATCTGGGTTTTTCACCCATTTCGGGGTCGTAAAGGCAACACGCGTGCCCGGGCGGCGCTCGGCGATGGGGGATTCGAGGGGAGGGCGTTACTTGGCCGGCAGGCCGAGTTGCTTGCCGAGGAACGTGAACGCGAGCGCGTCCATGTAGGCGCGTTGCTCGTTGTTCGCGGCGCCGCCGTGGCCGCCCTCGGTGTTCTCGTAATAGAGCAAATCCTGCCCAAGCTCGAGGAGCCGCGCGACCATCTTGCGCGCGTGGCCCGGATGCACCCGATCATCCCGCGTCGACGTGGTGAAGAGCGTGCGCGGGTACCGCGTGCCACTCTTGAGGTTCTGGTAAGGCGAGAACTTGGCGAGCGCCGCCCGCTCCTCGGGTTTGTCGGGGTCGCCGTACTCCTCCATCCACGACGCGCCCGCGAGGAGCTTGTGGTAGCGCATCATGTCGAGCAGGGGGACGCGGCACACGATGGCGCCGAAGAGATCCGGCCGCTGGGTCATCATGACCCCCATGAGCAGGCCGCCATTGGAGCCGCCCATGATGCCGAGCTTCGCCGTCGTGGTGACCTTGCGCGCGACGAGATCCTCGGCGATCGCAATGAAATCGTCGTACGCGCGCTGCCGGTTCTCCTTGAGCGCGGCCTGGTGCCAGGCCGGGCCATATTCGCCGCCGCCGCGGATGTTGGCCACGACGTAGACCCCGCCGCGTTCGAGCCACCCGGCGCCGGTCGCCGCGTGGTACGACGGGGTCATGGACGCCTCGAATCCGCCATACCCTTCGAGGAGCGTGGGCGCGCTGCCGTCGAGCGGGAGGTTTTTCTTGGCGATCTGGAAATAGGGCACCTTCGTCCCGTCCTTCGACGTCGCGAACCGCTGGACGACTTCGAGCCCGGCGGCCTCGAAGAAAGCCGGATTCTTCTTCACGACCTCGGCGCGCGTCTTTTTCGTCGCGCTCCCGAGGGCCAGGGTCTCCGGCGCCGTGAAATTGCTCTCCATGAGCCAGTAGTCGTCCGAGGTGTGCTCGTCATACGCCCAGGCCCAGACCGAGCTCATGGGCGACGTGTCGACCTTCGTCCGGACGAACCCGTTTTTCGTACGCGTATGAACGAATACGGAGCTCTTCACGTCTTCGAGCTCGACCGTCATGAACGCCGTCTTCAGGCCCATGTAGCTCTCGAGCGACGTGTTCGGCTTCGGCTCGAAGAGCATGATCATTTCGCGTTTTCCGGCGCGGTAGTCCGCGAGCGGCGTGCTGAGCAGGGCGCCCGCCGGCCACGTCTTGCCGGCGATGGTCCACGCGCTGCGCAGCCGCAGAAGGAGCTGGCCATCCCAGACGCTCGCCTCCGCGTCCTCGGGTTTGTCGATCTTCTCGTATTTGTCCCCGTTGCGGACGTGGAGCTCCTCCGTGAAGAACGACGGACTGCGGGAGATCCAGTCGATCTCCTTGCCGTGGTCGAACTGGCGCTCGCCGCTCACGACCATGTCGGTCTTTTGCCCCTCGAACAACGTCTTTGCGGCTTCGAGCTTCGTCCCGCGTTTCCACTCCTTCACGATCCGCGGATACCCCGAATCCGTGAGCGAACCGGGTCCGAAGTCGGTCCCGACGTACACCGTGTCAATGTCCTTCCAGTGGACCGAGCTCTTCGCCTCCGGCAGCGTGAACCCGCCCTCGACCATCTGCTTCTTGACGGTGTCGAACTCCCGGAGGACGGACGCGTCCGCTCCGCCGCGCGAGAGGTGCAGCAGGCAACGCTCGTACTTCGGGTACAGGCAATCCGCGCCGTGCCAGACCCAGTTCTCTTTTTCAGCCTTGGCGAGGGCGTCGAGGTCGAGGACGAGCTCCCATTTCGGGGCCGGCTTCTTGTACTCGGCGAGCGTGGCGCGCCGGTAGAGGCCGCGGGGATTCGTGTCGTCGCGCCAGAAGTTGTAGACGTACTTGCCCCGCACCTGGGGCGTGGGGATTTTTTCCTTGGAATCGTAGATGCGGCGCAGCCGATCGCGCAGCGCGCCGAACCCGGGTGCGGCTTCGAGCTCCGCCTTCGACGTGGCGTTTCGCTCGGCCACCCACGAGAGCGGCTTGTCCCCGAGGACCTCTTCGAGCCAGAGGTAGGGATCCTCGACCTTGGGCTCAGGCTTGCTCATCGGCAGGGCCTCCGTCGTGGCCGTCGTGGCGGTCGCGACCGTCGCGGCGGGCGGCGGCGTGGGGGGTGGCGTCGGCGGGGCGCCACATGCGGCGAGCAAGATCGCGCCGAGAAGGGGAGCCAGGGTTCGCATGGGCCGCAGTAAAGCGTATTTCCGGGCGCAGAGGAAGGCCACTTCAGGCCTCGTCGTCGCGGCGTGCTGCGTTAGGAAGTGCAGGGGTTCGTCGGTCGCTTCGCGGACGGACAATCGAGGAATGTCGAACAGCGGGACGCAATCGAGGCCGCGGCCACGACGCCCGCCGCCCTGGCGCAATCCGCCGTTCAGGCAGGAGGCGTCCCGAGGTCGAGCTTCATGCCCTCGTGGGACGCGGTGAAGCCGAGGCGTTCGTAAAAGCGCTTGGCATCGGTCCGGGCCTTGTTCGTGGTGAGCTGCACGAGGCGGCAGCCGCGCGCCCGCGCTTCCTCGATGGCCCACT
Protein-coding sequences here:
- a CDS encoding peptidoglycan DD-metalloendopeptidase family protein; translation: MRTTSKWALVSNVLVLACGLALSGCGGEPPDELDPASALGGDEWLDDGPPPGEEAVDEELGSTSEGVSDMPAFQLPFPCGQVWAGQTRTNHSPQNSVDFNRNDDIGDAVVASAAGKITRVGNEGNTSYGRWIEIDHGNGYRSRYAHLNSQLVSVGQSVSKGQKIGTVGNTGGSTGAHLHYEVRRNGIAIRPVFNGATAFFYGTKNYTSKNSCSGSGGGGGTSVTGTVNTSGINLTVRADASTSSAAVGSVADGAKVTITCQKNGTSVTGTYGTSTLWDFIGNGYVSDAYVSTGSDGQVAPTCK
- a CDS encoding prolyl oligopeptidase family serine peptidase, giving the protein MSKPEPKVEDPYLWLEEVLGDKPLSWVAERNATSKAELEAAPGFGALRDRLRRIYDSKEKIPTPQVRGKYVYNFWRDDTNPRGLYRRATLAEYKKPAPKWELVLDLDALAKAEKENWVWHGADCLYPKYERCLLHLSRGGADASVLREFDTVKKQMVEGGFTLPEAKSSVHWKDIDTVYVGTDFGPGSLTDSGYPRIVKEWKRGTKLEAAKTLFEGQKTDMVVSGERQFDHGKEIDWISRSPSFFTEELHVRNGDKYEKIDKPEDAEASVWDGQLLLRLRSAWTIAGKTWPAGALLSTPLADYRAGKREMIMLFEPKPNTSLESYMGLKTAFMTVELEDVKSSVFVHTRTKNGFVRTKVDTSPMSSVWAWAYDEHTSDDYWLMESNFTAPETLALGSATKKTRAEVVKKNPAFFEAAGLEVVQRFATSKDGTKVPYFQIAKKNLPLDGSAPTLLEGYGGFEASMTPSYHAATGAGWLERGGVYVVANIRGGGEYGPAWHQAALKENRQRAYDDFIAIAEDLVARKVTTTAKLGIMGGSNGGLLMGVMMTQRPDLFGAIVCRVPLLDMMRYHKLLAGASWMEEYGDPDKPEERAALAKFSPYQNLKSGTRYPRTLFTTSTRDDRVHPGHARKMVARLLELGQDLLYYENTEGGHGGAANNEQRAYMDALAFTFLGKQLGLPAK
- a CDS encoding serine/threonine-protein kinase; the protein is MGQPPKNGQKQEALSGPGGLGAQLGSSERSPQASDEALAIADTVAPSPPEKAAPITVKLAREKRRRRGANRADETPPAASASPAEAPTEPPPEVSADVPAEIPADLPAVSERSPLADPKRWDRYEIVRFLGRGGMGSVYEARDRRLARHVAIKFIHGADPITTKRFLQEARAQARIDHPNVCKVLEVGEVEDKAYIAMQLVQGLSLHDAAQAMTIDDKVRVMKTVTEAVHAAHRIGIIHRDIKPANIMVEKSAGADTPPSYRPVLMDFGLAREASETKGLTESGTVMGTPGYMPPEQARGSVRSIDPRSDVYSLGATLYDILAGAPPFEDESAVNVLLKVLIQDPVPLREKDSSIPLALDIIVGKCLNKEPHQRYTTAAELADDLDRFLNRERVLARRLGLPTRLYWRAKRNKPMAFAVIALVSSLVAFAGYGVRTVIVNARNEAIAQKRAELGQKLGQAVKDLEWLVRSAYLVPLHDTGPEKAVVRARMAEIEAEMQSFGDLAAGLDHYALGRGYLALKEWDQAHAELAQAATLGVREPELDYALGRVLGELYSRAIEDARKSGDKSYFEKRKQELDKEYLEPALAHLTRCRGLPTVPASYLEGLIHFYNRRYDEALASARSARGGLSWLYEAEKLEGDVFMARAQGAKDRGDNDLAEQDFAQAVAHYEQAADIGRSDHQIYEALAEAWIRQEEMDLYSGRDPRPKLDKALAVADKALLAAPAESDGHTKKAFAYHFQARYAQGHGALPSEVERLFRTQIDVGQRAIALHPRDAYAQEITGAAYTKLAEHLLDRGQPVQPLLDKAHAYLEEAIRLNPEFPWAYNDYGLALGYSAANKKRHNEECQDLLERAIETTKKSTQLDEGYVIGYNNTAVWLTDLAQWQSDHGKNPEQPVQEAVQAAERAIQINQQNPLAHVNAGLATMNLASYRLDAGKDGRQLGQEAIDRFKAALTIDPNFVYVQHALARAYHLLASHQQAQGEDPRPSLDAGLRALEPCYRIEPENPDCKAVEALLQAAQGTWASKQDASSLASFEQAQLRAREATQKVPERGELWLLLGEVCLDRAEALLASERPKVPPGPVVDEGLRGIEQALKLAPGLPRALAIEGALYLAKARIAPAQEKTSLERAQASFARAFAGNPLLEGRYGKVAADVNRRVQGR
- a CDS encoding sigma 54-interacting transcriptional regulator; this translates as MSTDGTLLLRPSAKELRLEGFSLTVIEGPDTGVSLRAQKSEVSVGTAQGNDLVLSDPTVSRHHISITATPEGFFLRDFDSSNGTWIGSTRILTGYIDDGARVRVGRTTLRVDLLDEDICEALSPEDRFGSVLGASDAMRRIFAALPRIAPSETTVLLEGETGTGKGVLAAAIHEASARARSPFVVLDCTAIAPTLIESELFGHVKGSFTGASADRPGAFEQAAGGTIFIDEIGELPLDMQPKLLRALEEKTVKRVGGNQRIRLDARVIAATNRDLRTEVNRGTFRADLYYRLNVVRIHIPPLRERTGDVERLARHFYAELAPQRTMPADLLESFCRQAWPGNVRELRAAVERAVLLDDPALLALGSGPSEGSAGPAAEGEFDLRVPYRMAKQKAADRWEERYVRELVSRAKGNVSEASRLARMDRSHLRTLIRKYDIRSGDEGDGGEG